Within the Ensifer adhaerens genome, the region CAGATTGAGGTGTCTGCAAGTATCACTTGGCTGCTGCGCTCCTGCGGCGTGGGGCTGCCTCCGCATTCGGCATAGTTCCCCCGAGCGCGATGAGGCGTTTTCCGGACTCCACCCGAACAAGTGTCTCTAACGCCT harbors:
- a CDS encoding type II toxin-antitoxin system VapB family antitoxin, which translates into the protein MRSTINLDDTLIERAKSLTGTKETSALVRQALETLVRVESGKRLIALGGTMPNAEAAPRRRSAAAK